The genomic region CTGGAAGGCATTGGCAGCTACGGCGCCGGTCTGGCCATCTTCCTCAATCAAGCCGGTGAACAGGTCGTGGAAGTCTGCCGGCCCAAGCGCCCCGCTGTCCGTGGCGGGCGCAAGACCGACATGATCGATGCGATCCGCGCGGCCAAGGAAGCCCTGGCCACCGAACATCTGATCCAGCCCCGGCTCCGCGGCTGGCGCGAGGCCCTGCGCGTCCTGCTCGCCACCCGCCACAGTGCCGTCCTCGCCTCCACCGCCGCGATCAATCAGCTCAAGTCGCTGATCGTGTCCGCGCCGGACGAGCTCCGCGCCGAGCTGCGGAAACTCAAGCGGCCGGTCCAGATTGCCCGCTGTGCTCAGCTGCGAGACCGCCCGGCACAGGACGTCGAGCATCGCATGACCGCGCGGGCCCTGCGATCCACCGCACAACGCATCCAAGCCCTGCAGGCCGAGGCCAAAGAGCTCGAGAACGAAATGCTCATCCTGGTCCGCGGGGTTGCGCCGGAGCTCCTGGACCTGCTCGGCGTCGGGCCGATCACAGCGACCCAGATCCTGGTCAGCTGGTCCCATCCCGGCCGGTTCAGGTCCGAGGCCGCCTTCGCGTCCTTCGCCGGAGTATCGCCGATACCCGCCTCCTCCGGGCTGACCAACCGGCACCGGCTCAACCGCAGCGGCGACCGGCAGCTCAACCGGGCTCTGCACACCATCTCGCTGATCCGTATGCGGCTCGACCCGACCACGAAGGC from Streptomyces sp. NBC_00878 harbors:
- a CDS encoding IS110 family transposase, which gives rise to MLAEQVDGVIGVDTHRDTLAAAAVSPIGAVLASTDAPTNARGYRRLLDFARQHIPGRRCWALEGIGSYGAGLAIFLNQAGEQVVEVCRPKRPAVRGGRKTDMIDAIRAAKEALATEHLIQPRLRGWREALRVLLATRHSAVLASTAAINQLKSLIVSAPDELRAELRKLKRPVQIARCAQLRDRPAQDVEHRMTARALRSTAQRIQALQAEAKELENEMLILVRGVAPELLDLLGVGPITATQILVSWSHPGRFRSEAAFASFAGVSPIPASSGLTNRHRLNRSGDRQLNRALHTISLIRMRLDPTTKAYVARRVAEGKTSRDAQRCLKRAICRQLFKILEHSGRENAVTNSENLDQAA